One part of the Chryseobacterium sp. 7 genome encodes these proteins:
- a CDS encoding PP2C family serine/threonine-protein phosphatase: MMGKFFKKSAKESKPKTMEQAVIYKEKEEFKDVHWVLKNASAKQFYEFSLEMEEFPNIKIQNIGNLEETGLSFENNTISGTPMTNNMYHLDIQFYHIYDQNHLETKKIQLFVNADPKDLWKNIPSDKNAAFYKSEEDSFKGSFSDKKIVVASKRGRSHAHEGKFREDDFAVNTLPEDWNIVSVSDGAGSAIAAREGSRLTTRTINQFFNSQEILKQIENNINTLYKDQSSNKEKVEARQNIITILSEGVVNVYHTLQKTAVENALSVNDLHATLIFVLLKKFSFGYVILSFGVGDCPINLINTEFSKVRLLNRMDVGEFGGGTRFITMKEIFNDKMASRFQITYVEDFSYLVLMTDGIYDPKFTTENRLEDTESWKLFFEDLAGNNDDRAKVDFINDEKINEELLIWSDFWSRGNHDDRTLAIIY; the protein is encoded by the coding sequence ATGATGGGCAAATTTTTCAAAAAATCAGCTAAAGAATCCAAACCTAAGACTATGGAACAGGCTGTTATTTATAAAGAAAAAGAAGAATTCAAAGACGTTCATTGGGTATTGAAAAATGCCAGTGCAAAGCAGTTCTATGAATTCAGCCTCGAGATGGAAGAGTTTCCCAACATCAAGATTCAGAATATTGGAAACCTGGAAGAAACGGGACTTAGTTTTGAAAACAATACAATTTCAGGAACTCCCATGACGAATAATATGTATCATCTGGATATTCAGTTTTATCATATTTATGATCAGAATCATCTTGAGACCAAGAAAATTCAACTGTTCGTCAACGCAGATCCAAAAGACTTGTGGAAAAATATTCCAAGTGATAAAAATGCTGCTTTTTATAAATCGGAAGAAGACTCATTCAAAGGTTCTTTTTCAGATAAAAAGATAGTTGTAGCCTCCAAAAGAGGCCGTTCCCATGCTCATGAAGGCAAATTTCGTGAAGATGATTTTGCAGTAAATACCCTTCCTGAAGACTGGAATATTGTTTCTGTTTCTGATGGAGCCGGTTCGGCAATAGCAGCAAGAGAAGGTTCAAGATTGACAACAAGAACAATCAATCAGTTTTTTAACTCACAAGAGATTTTAAAACAGATTGAAAATAATATCAATACTCTATACAAAGATCAGTCTTCCAATAAAGAAAAAGTGGAAGCCAGACAGAATATCATTACGATCTTATCGGAAGGAGTTGTAAATGTTTATCATACATTACAAAAAACTGCGGTAGAAAATGCCCTTTCTGTAAATGATCTGCATGCGACACTTATTTTTGTGTTGCTTAAAAAGTTCAGTTTCGGATATGTCATTCTGAGCTTCGGAGTAGGAGACTGCCCGATTAATCTCATCAACACAGAGTTTTCTAAGGTCAGACTTTTAAACCGGATGGATGTGGGAGAATTTGGCGGTGGCACCCGTTTTATCACCATGAAAGAAATTTTTAATGATAAAATGGCTTCCCGCTTCCAAATAACCTATGTAGAAGATTTTTCCTACCTCGTGCTGATGACAGACGGTATTTATGATCCTAAATTTACTACAGAAAATAGACTGGAAGATACAGAAAGCTGGAAACTGTTTTTTGAAGACCTTGCCGGAAATAACGATGACCGGGCGAAAGTGGATTTCATCAACGATGAAAAAATTAATGAAGAACTTTTAATCTGGAGCGATTTCTGGAGCAGAGGAAATCACGATGACCGTACATTGGCCATAATCTATTAA
- a CDS encoding TerY-C metal binding domain-containing protein: MSLHNEKTAYLFLVDISESMVGEPIEQVQEGIANIIRELKKDPYSLETVYISVIGFAGEAEVITPMQDIISFYPPKIPIGSGTSLSQGLIKVMDCIDRDIVKTTYERKGDWKPIVFLFTDGVPTDDATKAIERWNTKYNGKSNTIAVSIGENTNYKLLGSLADHVLLFNNSDENSYKEFFKWVTDSIKTTSQSVTEAKKEGINLSKIDSHILEKVDPEMEQRFPDNNFVVLNGKCQETEKLYLMKFKKAFAESSIPGMATRYYRLDGAYKIDEKAYYRLSSNQKTHLKINIEELDGGTSCPHCANPIALATCSCGGIHCLRGEGYSKCPWCGTSDYYGFSGGGFDINRTLG, encoded by the coding sequence TTGTCTTTACACAATGAGAAGACTGCCTATTTATTTTTAGTAGACATCTCCGAATCTATGGTAGGAGAACCTATTGAGCAGGTACAGGAAGGTATCGCCAATATCATCAGGGAATTAAAAAAAGATCCGTATTCACTGGAAACGGTTTATATTTCTGTAATCGGTTTTGCGGGAGAAGCAGAAGTAATTACTCCCATGCAGGATATTATCAGTTTTTATCCGCCTAAAATCCCTATTGGAAGCGGAACATCACTTTCGCAGGGCTTAATCAAAGTAATGGATTGTATCGACAGGGATATTGTAAAAACAACGTATGAAAGAAAAGGTGACTGGAAACCTATTGTCTTCCTTTTTACAGACGGAGTTCCCACGGATGATGCCACCAAAGCCATTGAAAGATGGAATACCAAATACAACGGAAAATCTAACACAATTGCTGTTTCTATTGGAGAAAATACCAATTATAAACTTCTAGGTTCTCTGGCAGATCATGTTTTGTTATTTAATAATTCCGATGAGAATTCTTACAAAGAGTTTTTCAAATGGGTAACAGATTCTATTAAAACAACCAGCCAGAGCGTCACAGAAGCTAAAAAAGAAGGAATTAATTTATCCAAAATTGATTCTCACATTCTGGAAAAAGTAGATCCGGAAATGGAACAGAGATTCCCGGATAATAATTTTGTGGTATTGAACGGGAAATGCCAGGAAACGGAAAAACTTTATCTGATGAAATTCAAAAAAGCCTTTGCAGAATCTAGTATTCCGGGAATGGCAACAAGATATTACAGATTGGATGGAGCATATAAAATTGATGAAAAGGCTTACTACAGACTTTCCTCCAATCAGAAAACGCATCTTAAAATTAATATTGAAGAACTGGATGGCGGAACATCATGTCCTCACTGTGCTAATCCAATTGCCTTAGCTACCTGCTCATGTGGTGGAATTCATTGCCTGAGAGGTGAAGGATACAGCAAATGTCCGTGGTGTGGAACTTCAGATTATTATGGATTTTCCGGTGGAGGATTTGATATTAACAGAACGCTGGGCTAA
- a CDS encoding vWA domain-containing protein codes for MSRRLLAYFLLDTSGSMNGEPIQALNNGFNGLISMLRADPQAMDSLHLSVITFDREVKNIIPLTDLASFYPMEITCPDSGPTHTGAALEMVSELVQKEIVKESADAKGDWQPLLFIFTDGKPSDIQKYRQMIPVIRGLEFGAIVGCAAGPKADEKFLKELTDHVVKLDTTDAITLSSFFKWVSSSITQGGQSQNTGENITLPPPPSELNIII; via the coding sequence ATGAGCAGGAGATTATTAGCTTATTTTTTATTAGATACTTCGGGGTCTATGAACGGAGAACCTATTCAGGCTTTGAATAACGGATTCAATGGCCTTATCAGTATGCTTCGGGCAGATCCGCAGGCGATGGACAGTCTGCATTTAAGTGTCATTACCTTCGATAGGGAGGTTAAGAATATTATACCCTTAACAGATCTGGCCAGTTTTTATCCTATGGAGATTACCTGTCCGGATAGTGGACCAACTCACACGGGAGCTGCTTTGGAAATGGTTTCAGAACTGGTTCAAAAGGAAATTGTAAAAGAGTCGGCCGATGCAAAAGGTGACTGGCAGCCGTTACTTTTTATTTTTACGGATGGGAAACCTTCGGATATTCAGAAATACAGACAAATGATCCCAGTAATCAGAGGGCTGGAATTTGGTGCCATCGTAGGATGTGCAGCCGGTCCTAAAGCCGATGAAAAGTTTCTGAAAGAACTGACGGATCATGTTGTAAAACTTGATACTACAGATGCAATTACCCTTTCTTCCTTCTTCAAATGGGTAAGTTCTTCCATTACGCAGGGAGGGCAATCTCAGAATACAGGAGAAAATATCACCTTACCTCCGCCACCATCGGAGCTAAATATTATTATTTAA
- a CDS encoding TerD family protein, with the protein MAINLQKGQTIDLRKNDRGESVYDLSKVTIGLGWDVRKQGSGFFGKLFSKEAEYDLDAVAFLLDGNGKVANLGRTVQTNDGRQMGLYQGDVVFFNSMQHPSGNVWLTGDNRTGAGDGDDEQIIVKLDQLDQSYQKIVFIVTIYQGRTNNQHFGMIENAFIRAVDASGKEITKYSLSGDSSMNGKCAMVFAEAYRHNGDWKFRAVGEPHNTDNFIDILRQQYAYSN; encoded by the coding sequence ATGGCAATTAATTTACAGAAAGGACAAACGATAGATTTAAGAAAGAACGACCGCGGAGAAAGCGTATATGATCTTTCAAAAGTAACCATCGGATTAGGATGGGACGTAAGAAAACAAGGCAGTGGATTCTTTGGAAAGCTGTTCAGTAAAGAAGCTGAATACGATCTTGACGCAGTAGCATTTCTTTTAGACGGCAACGGAAAAGTAGCCAATTTGGGAAGAACAGTGCAGACTAATGACGGAAGGCAGATGGGACTTTACCAGGGAGATGTGGTTTTCTTCAATTCTATGCAGCACCCAAGCGGAAATGTATGGCTTACGGGAGATAACAGAACCGGAGCAGGTGATGGAGATGATGAGCAAATTATTGTGAAACTGGATCAGCTGGACCAGAGCTACCAGAAAATAGTGTTTATTGTTACCATTTATCAGGGAAGAACCAATAACCAGCACTTCGGAATGATCGAAAATGCATTTATCCGTGCGGTAGATGCTTCAGGAAAAGAAATTACAAAATATAGCCTTTCCGGCGACTCAAGTATGAATGGTAAATGTGCAATGGTTTTTGCAGAAGCATACCGTCACAATGGAGACTGGAAATTCCGTGCTGTGGGAGAGCCGCACAATACAGATAACTTTATCGACATTCTGAGACAGCAGTACGCTTATTCTAACTAG
- a CDS encoding TerD family protein, with translation MAINLQKGQKIEIGLTKMTIGLGWDPNEGTGYDFDLDASAIMIDSDRKLVSEEYFVFYNNLSSPDGALTHTGDDPSGKNSDGDDDEAIIIDLDKVDSRVEEILFVVTIEDFERRRQNFGQVRNSYIRVVDNQSNQEIAKYELDEDFSIETGVEFGRLYKRNGSWKFEASGIGYRADLGFFLEKYYKGQIIK, from the coding sequence ATGGCAATTAATCTACAGAAAGGGCAAAAAATCGAGATAGGATTGACGAAAATGACGATTGGGTTAGGCTGGGATCCGAATGAAGGAACCGGCTACGATTTTGACCTGGATGCTTCTGCAATCATGATTGATTCTGACAGAAAATTAGTAAGCGAAGAATACTTTGTTTTTTACAATAACCTGAGTTCTCCAGACGGAGCACTTACCCATACCGGGGATGATCCCAGCGGTAAAAATAGTGATGGTGATGATGATGAAGCTATTATTATAGATCTTGATAAAGTAGATTCTAGAGTGGAAGAGATTCTTTTTGTGGTAACTATTGAAGATTTTGAAAGAAGAAGACAAAATTTCGGACAGGTGAGAAACTCTTATATCAGAGTGGTAGACAACCAATCCAACCAGGAAATTGCAAAATATGAACTGGATGAAGATTTCTCCATTGAAACAGGAGTAGAGTTTGGAAGGCTGTACAAAAGAAACGGAAGCTGGAAGTTTGAAGCTTCGGGAATAGGATACAGAGCAGATCTTGGTTTCTTCCTTGAGAAATATTACAAAGGGCAAATCATCAAATAA
- a CDS encoding lysylphosphatidylglycerol synthase transmembrane domain-containing protein: MEKTSKSPLKSILTIVISLAFAGFFLWLALRGLDFKVIQKSLSKANYLWVLFASVFGLLAYWFRAIRWNLMLEPMGHRISNSNALWSISFGYLMNLTIPRSGEVARATALYGVEKVPVDKSIGTIILERVVDLICMMGFLLLTGIFKFNAILAFYHFVMDKKDEKEEFVPNFFERQMMKLGISDFDSFYLCVKIGLVILVLTGLGLLYKYKKEKLINFGKGILQGLTSVFKLKEKGKFILYTLGIWICYYFAAYLVCFALPETSNFTFADGFFIIVVGTLGMIIPASGGIGAYNLAMKYGFMALFISIGKSADFGGEMGLTYSFISLPLQIVIMLVMGLISIPMLARARNIAASDKEFEN, encoded by the coding sequence ATGGAGAAAACATCAAAAAGTCCGTTAAAATCAATACTTACAATAGTAATATCGCTTGCTTTTGCAGGCTTTTTTTTATGGCTCGCCTTAAGGGGATTGGATTTTAAAGTGATTCAGAAGTCTCTGTCAAAGGCTAATTATCTTTGGGTACTTTTTGCCTCAGTATTTGGTCTTCTTGCATACTGGTTCAGGGCGATCCGATGGAATCTGATGCTGGAACCCATGGGACACAGAATTTCAAATTCCAATGCGCTGTGGTCCATATCATTTGGATATCTCATGAATCTTACCATTCCAAGAAGTGGAGAAGTGGCAAGAGCTACCGCTTTATATGGAGTAGAAAAAGTTCCTGTAGATAAATCTATCGGGACTATTATTTTGGAAAGAGTAGTAGACCTTATATGTATGATGGGATTTTTACTTCTAACAGGAATTTTTAAATTTAATGCAATTCTTGCTTTCTATCATTTCGTAATGGATAAGAAGGATGAAAAAGAAGAGTTTGTTCCTAATTTTTTTGAGAGGCAAATGATGAAATTGGGAATAAGTGATTTTGATTCTTTTTATTTATGTGTTAAAATTGGTCTTGTGATATTGGTTTTAACTGGGTTAGGCCTTCTTTATAAATATAAAAAAGAAAAACTCATCAATTTTGGGAAAGGAATTCTTCAGGGGCTAACTTCAGTTTTTAAACTAAAAGAAAAAGGAAAATTCATTCTTTATACATTGGGAATCTGGATTTGCTACTATTTTGCCGCATATCTGGTGTGCTTTGCACTTCCTGAAACATCAAATTTTACTTTTGCAGACGGTTTTTTCATTATTGTAGTGGGAACATTGGGAATGATTATTCCGGCCAGTGGAGGTATCGGAGCGTATAATCTTGCGATGAAGTATGGTTTTATGGCTCTTTTTATTTCAATAGGGAAAAGTGCTGATTTTGGAGGTGAAATGGGACTTACCTATTCTTTTATTTCTTTACCGCTGCAAATTGTGATTATGCTGGTGATGGGACTTATTTCCATTCCTATGCTGGCAAGAGCTAGAAATATTGCTGCATCTGATAAAGAATTCGAAAATTAA
- the panD gene encoding aspartate 1-decarboxylase — protein MLIEVFKSKIHRVRVTASDLNYIGSITIDEDLIEAAGLVVGERVYIVNVNNGERFDTYVIKGKRKSGEVCLNGPAARKVQKDDIIIIIAYAQMTPEEAKDFQPKIVFPDEKTNLLT, from the coding sequence ATGTTAATAGAAGTTTTCAAGTCTAAGATTCATAGGGTGAGAGTAACTGCCTCTGACCTTAATTATATAGGGAGTATAACAATAGATGAAGATCTTATAGAAGCTGCCGGTCTGGTAGTGGGAGAAAGGGTCTACATTGTGAATGTGAACAACGGAGAACGTTTTGATACCTACGTGATCAAAGGAAAAAGAAAATCCGGAGAAGTATGCCTTAATGGACCTGCAGCAAGAAAAGTGCAAAAAGATGACATTATCATCATTATTGCTTATGCTCAGATGACCCCGGAAGAGGCAAAAGATTTCCAGCCGAAAATCGTTTTCCCGGACGAAAAAACAAACCTTCTTACGTAG
- a CDS encoding HU family DNA-binding protein: protein MNKSELIDAIAKDAGITKVAAKAALESFIGNVTTTLKKKDGKVSLVGFGTFSVAERAARQGINPATKKPIKIAAKKVAKFKAGADLSNAVSGAKKK, encoded by the coding sequence ATGAACAAGTCTGAATTAATCGACGCAATCGCAAAAGATGCAGGTATCACTAAAGTTGCAGCAAAAGCTGCTTTAGAATCTTTCATTGGTAATGTTACAACTACTTTAAAGAAAAAAGACGGAAAAGTTTCTTTAGTAGGTTTCGGTACTTTCTCAGTAGCTGAGAGAGCAGCTAGACAAGGTATTAACCCTGCAACTAAAAAACCAATCAAAATTGCTGCTAAAAAAGTTGCTAAATTCAAAGCTGGAGCTGATTTATCAAATGCAGTTTCAGGTGCTAAGAAAAAATAA